The DNA sequence CAGTTCCCATCTCTTCTATAAAGCCAGCCTGGCCTGTGTCAATGAACAAGACAATCTCATGTGGATGTGTCAAAGGTTGCCAGAAGAACTGTTCCTGTGCAAAGAAGGGAGTTCCATGCTACATAGGGTGCTGTTGCCAGGGACTGACAACCAGATGCAACGGATTAAACACAGTCACATTGGAGTTCAGTGCCAGCACCAGTGAATCAGAAAACTAGACACTGATACTAAAACCTGTTATGCCTGCTGTAATTTGGACATGTATTATGTCaggttacttttttttcttttctttttttaaaatcacaaTGTAGTCCTGGCCACGAAAATGTCTATTTTGTATTCAATTTATGAAAatccaaatgaaaataaatgttttgctgACAGGAATTTTGTTTCTTGTTATCATCAATATCTAAGTATCAATATAGGATGTTATTCAAATGATAGAAGAAGAAATAGCGCTTGACCTCATCTCGTGGAACACTGACTGGAAATTCAGTTTCAGTACAATTCTCGATTTGGGATATAGAGCAGACATTTGGCCACAGCTAGTGCAGCCTTCGAGATAGAAAGGCCATCTTGGACTCAAATGAAAGCTTATGAATTAAGGAAGTTTTCTATATACATGGTAGGCATAGATATTCTCcataaagtactgaaaaatattgattttcatgaGAATTTGTTAGGCGAGcagtacttttttttgtcttttttgggaTGTTGAGAGTGATATCTTAAAATAGAGTTGCAGCAAGGCCCAGAATATTATTTTCCTGTCTTCCCCTATGTGTCAACATACTCTCTGCCAAATGTTATAGTTCTATGACTATTAATGCCATTGTAGTACCTACATTTTTGCAGATACATAATTTCGCCTGGAAAATGTCCcaaaaagagggtttttggcCCCCTGTAGCTTTCCAGCAGCTAGTTGACCGGGTTGTCCACCCAGGTTATGATCCTTGAAGGTCCTAGATATCATTTCTGGTGTCAAACCTTTTACAACGCTCCATGTCTGTTTTTCTGCTTGGCCCCCTGGGTACCAAGAGACTGTAATTCAAGACAACTTGGAAAACAGAGGCGAAAGACCCGTGACAAAGATTTGTCTTTCTTTGTGAAGCaactgtctaaaaaaaaaagaaaaaaaaaaggaaaccatACCAATTGTAGTGactccaaaccaaaaaaaaaggaaatcactGAGAGGCTAAGTGAGGGAGCATGGTACTGCTGACGCGCTGCACAAACGACAAGCCATTTCCGTGTTGTTAAACCGTGTCCGCATTTATTCTCCTCCAACGCCGAACAAACAGCcaaaagcaaggcaaggcaaggcaagataTTCACTCTCTGTCCGTATATTTAAGTGGTAATCAAGCGGTATTCATGTGGTCAACAAAAAATGACACTCTCCCAACTCACCCCCTCTCCATGCAGCCGccgcaggtgaacaggtgaatatATGCCCATTCATTCAATGACTCAGATTACTACACCTTgaccacaccccccccccccccgtgacATGCGTGACATGTGTCAAACTAAGAgctgatgccaacataaacataaatatttagCATATGGCACCCACACCAATGGTTAGAAAAAAGATATGAGTTATACGCTTCATGGTTCTTTATAAGTTGACTATTTTAAGTTTTGTTTACTATTTTGGTTTCGAAGGTAATGGCTCCTTTTATAAATTTAAAATTGTTTTGTCTTCTGTCATAAACAATTAGGGGCCGGTgtgtaagagccatttgtcttgTTCTATCAAATGTGTTTATCTTGTTTTTAGCCTATCTTCCCACTAGGGGGAGTAGTGATACAATGAATTGGGCACGGTCTATTTAATCTGGGTGCAATAACACACAGGTGGTTGTGTGGAGGCAAATGTTTTTTGACCGTGTGTTCGGGCATGTACAGAGGAAGTAAGAAATAGCAGGTGgatatttatgtttgtttattttatgttacaaGTGACAAGTGGCAATACTTGCATGAACACTGTAAGGAATAAAAGTACattggaaacattggaacattGGAAAAAGCTCGTATTTGCACGCGTCATAACGGAACTCTAATCACAGCCAGGTAATGGCTTTTTTGATAAGCAAATGGTCGCTACAACTTGAATAAACTTGGTGTGAGTTTGTACCTGTGATGATGTCCTCAATGGCACCGTCCTTCTCCTCCCTTACCAGAGGAGACATCTGCCTCTTCTTTAGCTCTGTGATCAGGTCCATCTGAGGCGCTTTCAGCATCATAGGAACctgaaaaaacataaaaaaaacacaaaatgcaaagtTTTAATGTTTATAATTTATTATGCTGGTTTTGACTGTTCTCACCAGTAATAGTCAAGTTAGTTTTAGTCATTACACATTCAAAGTGCTAGTCTGTGGTGCTAGTAGATGTCAGAGCGGCAGAGCAGTAGGGTTGTTGTTAACAATTCTCTCTAGAGTAATGTTTTAGTCCTGTAAGCTGTGAGCTGATGTGAACCAGACTTgttccagcaccaacatccagacCAGTCCAGGGTTGTATGTACTCACAAAGCTCCCCTCAAATGTATGCTCCTTCAGGAAGCAGCTACAACTCTTATTTCTTTATGCCCAGCATCTTTGGCACCTTGATTTTTGTGTCCTCATACTATATTATGGTGCCATAAAGGATGAACTGATAGTAAATACTCAAGGAGATGATCACAATTAGTCAGTCAgcaaataaaacatctgtttaaACATTGTTGTgcttaataacaataacaatcaaACAGTTGATGTCAAAGGTGATTGTAATAATGATTTGGTACAAAATAAGAAACACAGGCTAAGTGTTTCAGGAGCCAAGATGAGGATaggtgcaagaaaaaaaaaatcattgaaaTCTTTAAACACAATGATGCTCGCAGAGAGATTGGAAGAGATTTACATACTTTCCTTTCATATGCATAAATATTATGAAATAATTTAAGGAATATGAATGAGTTTCATCATGTTAGCTCATGATTTGCAATCGCTCAGATGTCACAACATCAGGACCAGTTATTCACCAATAAATGATATAGCCGTATGGGCAACCCATTACTTAAGCAAAACCTTGGAAAGGTACTACATTACAACTTAGAGTCACAAATGCAGCTAGAAACGTTgctacacaaaaaaataaaaccttttGTTAACCTTGTCCTGGGCATAGCTGACGTCTCAGGGTTTGAAGGTGTCTAGGATTAAcgtatataaacaaaataacagAATAGTCGACAGGAAAAGTGAGGAAAtgcttttgtaaatattttcaaCTGTCAAAGTGTAGCATACATGATCTTAACACTCAACTTCACCTCTGCTGACAGAAATGAGAGAATGACAGCTTTCTATTCTGAGCAAAAAACTCAGATATCACCTTATTCCTTGTGACCTCAGGTTGAGTTAATGGAGTTGATGAAGCTTCCGATTCCAGTTTCCTCCAGTGCTCATTGTCCTGCTCAGCTTGCTGTCAGACAGGAGAGTGTCATCCGTCAGAATCATGGCTGTAGCTGTGTGGTAAAATCTGTTTGTTCAAAAATAGCCAAATTCTTCCTGACCTTATATGCTTTGATGAATCTGATAAAAATAGGAAAGAACACGGAGGGTGGTGTAGTCTTAGGGTCCTCACCAAAGTACTCCAAAGTTGACTCGTATGCACCCTTCAAGGTATAATAGAAAAAGCAAAGGTTAGTTAGCACAGCCCTGGACTCAATAAAGAAGTGTGAATCAGAagaaataaacagcaacagtctcacagctcaacagagttgtgttaACTGACGCAGACCTGCACAGTTTTTCCATCAGCTATGAGAGAGTTAAGTAGCTGAGCGTTGCTGCTAATGAACCTCTGGAGCACAGTGTTGTCTTGTTCTACAGAGAATTCCCTCTTCGCCACCTCCATGCCTCGTTCCAGGGCTCGCACATCCTGTAGGATGCTGTCCACTGAAactaaagagagaaaaacaagaatTAGATATCTTAAAAATTAAACTGGAGACTTTTTAAAATTTACTTGACTTTAATTGGTTGGTGTTAAAGTTAAATTGGAGGAGACACGCTGTGGGAGCAGAGTGAAAAGAAAGATGACCACTGTGCTACAAGCTTCAGAAAAACAAGGCCTCGGCaactgtgtttaaaaaaaaaaacactctggAAGACAGTCTTGCCCTCTGACCACCAcagtcagtgcgtttacatgggaagtttaattccactttaattcaaaattaaaattaaatccgatttaaaatgagtaaaaatgaccatgtaaacacctaattccgaatgaaaatggccattccgaattaaacttaattccgaagtaagtggctggtttattccgattttaattccgaatagaataattccgcgatcatgtatacactcaagctgtgtcccaattcaggggctgCGTCCTTCGAAGGCTGGAGTTGAAGGCCGATTACGTCACAGCGGCGCGCCGAAGGCTGTCCCATTTCGAAGGCTCCTTCAAATGCAGCCCacaaatgcagccttcttttcCCGCTGTTTGAAGGATCCATCGGTTGTATCCTCCGCGGCCCACCATATCCCAAGATTCATTGCGCAcagtcagaaaaatatttatttccagaaaaatattttcagattcaaatttttttcagaaaaatatattattactgccggcgccggcggacacgcctctcttcctcctccaacaaaatgaaaaacaaaaaaaacaaaaacaaaacttctggctccatttcttttttttttttttttgagaatgccttggaatcccaccggaagagctggaggaactgaggggggtgagggaagtctgggaatCTCTGCTtagactaaccctaacccccacgACCTGGTCCCCGATCAAGCGAATGAAAATGGATGCATGGATATATGCTTTATAAATGAAACTGAATTGAACTAGATTTACTTGTCCTCCACACAGGCAGTAAGGGTTGTCTTCAGTGTAGTGATTTTGAAACAATAGCGGGCCTTAAACGATGCAATTAACTGAAAGGGAGATGTTTACAGACTGATCTCTCACATTTGACTCAAGAAGGATCTAAATTATTTGTCCAGGTGATGGATATTCTATAGCTGGTGGGAGATGAATCAATTAAATAGTGCTCGCTAGTTAAACCTGTGTGAATATTTTTAGTGTGTAAATACCAAGCGCTGCCTTATCCAGGAAGTGCAGTTCTGTGTAGAAGGACTGAAGCACTGGATATTTCTCCTGGATGATGTTGACTATGAAGTGCAGCAGCGTTTGTCTGCGGTCGCTGGATTTGGTGTCCGATAGCTTCAAATAATcagttaaaaacagtaaaacataaaaaagtgaGGATCAAAAGATTTTCttgattcattttgaatatAATTGATGCTGCTTGCTGCAGTGTTATGGATAACAAGACTGAGATCTTGAAAGTTTATGTTTAGTTTCACCAAGTCTTTGTTAGTTACTTACCAAGTCTAAACACTGCAGACGGAAGCCGTACGCTGGCTCTCGCTTGTTGCTGTTCATGTAGTTCCCAAACGCCAGGATTACCTTTACAGAAATAACATATAGTATATAGAATTTATAGAAATTTCTTAATTCGATCAACGATATCCATAAAACTGTTGATGATGTAAAGTgacagaatgcatcagggctgccgAAACTTTCAGCTGCTTTAAGTCAAGATTAAAAACTTTTTAtctactgctgcatttcagtaatccaccTCAGTGCAATAAAACCTTTATTTcctgcatctcatttgtttttttttattcatgtcGGTCTCTCTTtaatttttcattctttttcaaGTCTTTTACCTTATATAgcattatttattgtttttatgtgaagcactttgaattgtcttgtacaaAAAATGtcttatacaaataaacttgttttCCTCAGTCATCCTACGTTCAGCAACCACAACGGCTTTTAAAATCTGTAAATCTTTAATTTTAAGCAGGACGTGTCACATTTAACAGTTCTAACTCGGATTCATGCCACTGTAAGCTGAGAGGAGACAGGCCAGTTGTCAAGCGAGCTTTAGCATGAATAAGTAGAGAGAGCTCCGAGTGTGACAAGAAACCAGTGAAAGCAGAGCAATTTAACAAAAGAAGTATCTCTGATTGTTCCTAAGTACGGTAGTTCATTTCTATggcacaaattaaaaaaacagctaaaacatGTAGGAATGTGCAACATGAACAGAGGCAGATGAAGCACACTTCCTCACGTGTTTCCAGTGTGGAGTGGTGAGAACTCTGAGCTCTGATAGTTTCACAGCTCTCTAAGGTACCACTGTGACTAGAAATATATGAAACCTCACAATCCTACAAATGTGATCTCTCAAGTGGGCTTCTTGTATATAGTAATAGTAACAATGTTCACCATCTtaacattcatttaaaaaacatcttaaaaaatttttttttttaaagagccaGCTGGAGAGTCAGGATTGTCTTTTCCTaagcatgaaaagaaaatctcTCTTTGAAGAGAGTTGATATTACATCTTTTTTCTGCTGAAATTATCATCCAGCTGTGAAGGAAATCCCAGCTGGATTAGTTAAGACCTGGTGCTTAAAAgctatttcagtaaaaaagaaataactaCCTCCAGGATTTTCTTCAGCTTGCTTGAAGATTTGATTGACATCGAGGCCACGATGATGGTGTTCAATTGCTGAAAGAAACATTGATCAGTATTAAATTCAGCTCACAGCTGATTCCATGACAATGCTGCcctatttttaaataactgAGAGAAAGACAGATGTTTATGGAGTCAGACTTTAAACGGCCGCTTTCTGACTCATTGCAGTCTCTTTCGGGACACAAACATCAGCTGATGATCACACCCAACCCCCTGTGGAGAACTCACCGGCTGGATGTGCTGGACGCTCTCAGTGAAATTGCCCATGAAGGTGAGCGTGCTGATGCGTTGAGAGAGCCGTGGGATCTTGCTGAAGCGCACCATGAAGCGGTCCTCCTCACTGAGCTCGTCCAGAGGCCTCCCCTCATTCTCATAGCTGTGGATGAGCCTCATCTCATAGTCAGTGGGTATGAAACGCTCGAGGAGTTCGAGAAAGTCCAAGCTCAGAGCTTTCTGGTTGTACCTGGGTGGATGTCAGTGATCCGAGTTGAATCATATTATTCAGAAGTTTTTAATTACCATATTATTTAGGTGATGTACGTAGTTGGACTTTCGGTTTAACCACTCACATCTCGATGGCACCGCAGATATCAGAGGCAGCCATTCCCTCCTTGCGCAAGGTGATAGCCAGGTTTTTGGCCCTGTTAGGCTCCATCACAGACACTTTACTGGAAGTTTTGTGAGCCGTCTTGATTTTTAGGGTGCCCAGTTCAACAGGGGTGGACTGTGCTTTGGTCTTAAACTGCTCCTCAAAGGCTGCCATGTTTAGCTCCTGATACAGAATCAGAGTACAAGAGCAACAGTCAAATTCAACTTTAGAATCAAACTAAAAAAACACTGATAATTCTATACTactttaataataatgaatatttcTTTCCAAACCACTTTCCATacatgaaaatgaagcacaaagttatttacatatttaaaaataatacaagctaaaaaaaaaaccccccccACCAAAAAAACAGACCTGCATACATGCACGCTACATTGCCAGAAGTATTCACTCACCTGCCTTGACTCGCATATGAAATTAAGTGACATCCTATTCCTAATCCATAAGGTTCAATATGACATCGGTCCACCATTTGTAGCTGTAACAGCTTCAGCCTCTCGGAAGGCTATCCACAAATTTTAGGAGTGTGTTTATGGGAATCTCCATTCTTCCAGAAGTGCATTTGCAATGTCACACGCTGATGTTGGATGAGAAGGCCTGGCTCTCGGCCTCCACTCTAATTCATACCAAAGGTGTTATATCGGGTTGAGGGCACTATGCTCCTCAGCATGCGGACCAAACTTtcactttcaattcaattcaattcaattcaattcaattcaattcaattcaattcaattcaattcaattcaattcaattcaattcaattcaattccatttatatagcgtctaatacagcacagttgtctctaggtgctttccagagacaaggacatgacccccgagccattattacataaacataagataaacaatggcaggtaaaaactcccctagtgggagaaaaaccttaagccaaagagtggcaagaaaaactcccctttaggaggaaagaaacctggaccaggacgtggatcataaggggggaccctcctgccggaggccagctgggcagagcaggtgGCTAAGTTGCTGTCGTTCCCAACACTTCCATGTTATTATAATACAGCTGAAAGTTGACTGTGGAATATTCAGGAGCGAAGAAATTTCACATTTGGATTTGTTGCACAGGTGGCAAAAATGCTTGGGTTTTTTGTcaacctgctctgcagcgttttggttttattttggcATAATAAATCAGTtttctggaactcctgcctcctgcatctgggtcctatccaCCTCATTCGTGACAGAACGGAGCAGCCAGCATGGACGCAGCAGGAGAGACTTTTGCTTTGTGGGAGTTATTCTACCAGGAGGCGAAAGACAAGGCCATGTTGGCAGGAGCAGGATTCACCCTCCCTGGGACCGTGCCTGGCTCTAGGTGGGTCCAAGAGCCTTCAGGCTCAGTTCAGGCAAAAATGGAGACAATGTCGGTGCCGACTATCACGTCACCATGTTCCTGTTTCCGAGGTGGTCCTGGTCGCAAcccagcctgtccctgttcccGAGATGGTCCCTGAGGCCAGGCCCAGGACTCTGCCTGGCACCCAGGCCCCTGCCAAGGACCCTGACTGCCCCTGAGCCGGCACCCCGGGAACCTGCTCGCGCCTCAGCCAGTACACACTGTAGGTCCCTGCCACAGtctcctgcctcctggtctcctgcatctgggtcctatccaCCTCATTCCTGACACATATACATGGATCTTTTCCTTCTGAATAGTATCCAAGTGTAAATGTATTGCAGCAACAATTCCAGCTGCTTTAAGAAGAGTTCAgaggatatacaggactgtctcagaaaattagaatattgtgataaagttctttattttctgtaatgcaattaaaaaaacaaaaatgtcatacattctggattcattacaaatcaactgaaatatttcaagccttttattattttaatattgctgattatggcttacagctacagattaagattctcagaatattctaatttttttagataggatatttgagttttcttaagctgtaagccatgatcagcaatattaaaataataaaaggcttgcaatatttcagttgatttctaatgaatccagaatgtatgacattttttttttttgtaattgcattacagaaaatcacaatattctaattttctgagacagtcctgtatgtctttATACACATTCTGGTTAGCTGGGGGTTCTGTGGGCTTTCTGTGTGAAACCAGGTTGCACAGTTTCCTTTTGTTCATAAGCACAGTTTCCTTTTGTTAAAAACAGCAGTCTAAACATAAATCAAACCTCTAAGACATGCTCGTCGTCCATCTGGCTGAAGACTGTCCCAGCCACCTGGTCAGATTTCAGGGCCTGCCAGTTGAACAGTGGCAGGCGATATTTGCTTTTAATGGGTTTCTTCTTTGTACCCCCTGCAGAAAAAAAGtgtcaaaatatttgtattctgAGATTatataacttaaaggggacctattatgaaaaacacgttttctcttgctttaacatatataaagtggtctcccctcagcctgccaactcagagaaggaggaaagcaaccaaattctgcagtgtctgtacagccgcccgaatgatccatccagtctgatgtggatctacgagccgttcagattctgctcccgtcgttacgtaacgacgggagcgatgcttgaaaccacgcccacaactaactctggctggAACAACAaaaactccgccggccggagcttccgccattttctacgcgtcattcaagcagccaatcagcacagtgcctcattatcatagccttcccgcccactcagaatcctgcatagataatgaggttagagaatgggattctgaagacatggctcagaggctgaatttctaatttatttagcaacaaaaatcaaaagcttgtttttaagacattcaaggcctgtttaaaataggtattagatgccataataggtccctgttacaaccaaaaacgtaataatggccaataacgtaataactgccaataacgtaataattttggccatttcaaatgtaataaggccaatagtgtaataatgtgccaataatgtaataaaacttttgagtcaataatgtaataactttttgccgataatgtaataattttgtaatgatattttaataccaggccaataacgtaataaccagccaataatgtaatgccttattacattatcggcaaaaagttattacgttatttgctcaaaagttttattacattattggcacattattacactattggccttattacatttgaaattgccaaaattattacgttattggcagttattacgttattggccattattacgtttttggttgtaacagtcCCCTTTAAAAGACAAGACACAAAGTCTGATGAGCAGGTTTGAAAACTCTCTATAACACAATTGatcaaagaaaaataagaacatTCTCTTGCTTCAAGTTTGAAATTGATCCCCTTGCTTTGTGATGCTTGTATTTTCACCCCATCAGGCCTCCAATAGCTGTTATAAAAGCAGCCTCATTAGgacatttaacattttaataacTGCTCATACATGCAGACACGATCAGTGATGAGCACAAAGTTGTCAGTGCTggaaaagaatcagcaaatgTGGATTTTGGTTAATTAGTTCCAACACAACTTTAGCCAAGTCTGACTTAGTTAACGTCTGCTGTAATTACGGCTCCTTGTCACGCTGCCTTAAATACACAGCAATAATGAAAAGCTCCTATCCTCTGAGAGAACTTACATAAAAGTGTGTGTTAAGTTAATATCCTTCCAACAGACTAAAAGTATCAGAATTTCTGTATTTTAGtgttataaaaattaataagCAAATAAAAAGGCGCGCGTCACCTCATGTTCCACCTGAAAAAGGCTGGTATGTTAATATTTTACTGGAGATTTCAACATGTCAAAGCTGTAATTTACATATTGCATTCGTTAGGAGCATGGTCAGTTTACTAAAGTAACTGTTCAACATTTATCAGTTTTAGTTTACAGATTTGCTCTGTTTTGGTCCCCCTGTGTGATGTGgatgaaacaaaaagaaaagctcaGTACTGTAAAGTTTAAACAACAGATAGTGGGCGTTGAGAAATGCCACCTCCAGCGCAGGTTTACCAGCTCTGCGTAGATGTAACAGAAAGGCATGAATCATTGTGCTGATTCATTCAATTGACTTTGTGTGGAAGTCTATGGGTTATCTTCCATTACTGTTGTAGTAGAACTGGAACGATTGGAGCAaacatctttttcttctttttaactcTAAAGGTGGACTCACCTGAGCTTCCTTTGGTCGAATCTGCCATCTTCTGCATTGTACTTTCTCCAGAAGGCAgtaggggagggggagggggaggaggaggtacAGTTGAGACTGGCAGCGGGGGAGGAGGTGGGggaggaggatgttggaccaCTGAGGGCTGTGCTGGGGACTCCTCTAGTGGGGACTGTGAGGAGAGGGAAGCAGCAACTACTTCATCCTCAGCTGTCAGGAGAACAacagtttttcttattttccctGATCTTCTACATTTGTCACACAATCCTCTCTGTGAAGGAATCATACCTCCTCTAACATTTGTCCATGTAATGCATATACATTAAAGATTTATTTCATGTGGGGTTGTGCTATATTTGTGCTTCATAAATCCAACCTGTGCATGTTCCTTAAAGAATGCGGGCAGACATCCCGATCAGGTACAAAACAGGAGTGACATTGAGGCTGTTAGAAACTAAATCTTGGTCTAGAATCACCCTCAAAGGAGCTCTTATTATTTTCCCACTAAGATTAAAGTGTGAGGAGAAAGCTGACTCTTTACAGGAATAGAGTAACACACTAATCAAGGTAAACCAGCTGATCTGATGTGCATTTCAGTGCTAACCTTTCAGTGTGGCGTGCTGGGCCACCAGGTCCAGGTGTCCAGATGAAGAGTTCTCCATGCAGAGGACGCCCTGCTCCACCGAAGACTGAACTTGGAGCTCAAACTGCTTCAGGGCCTCACTGGATCGGTACgcatctctctctttttcacatttaaGCTCTCTTTCTTGGTCTCGCTGTTGCAGCAGAGTCACctgggagctgcactcatgaaGACTCTCCTACGATACACAGTGAGTTTGTGAAAAAGCAGCTGGTGTCACATCGCAGATTGTTTAGAAATGCATTTATCCTAAAGGTTTCTCTTTAGTGCAGAACTCTCTGTCTGCAGGTCTTCTCCTCCCAAGGAAGGAGTGATCAGCTTCTGCATCTTACAAAGGTTTGGTGTTGGTTTTCATtagtcagaaaaataaatttcATAAATGTCATTGTCAGTTACCCTTCAAAGTTGACTGATTGTGAACAAGGCTCCACAGAGGGGGACAAATTTAGTGCAGTTTTAGAATGAACATCTGGACAGTCTTGGTGACCCAGTGATCAAATTGAGTCACACTAACTACTGTTGTCATCCCCTACATTTGTACAGTACCATGTATACTCAACTTTTCATTACATTGCATACACACTGTGTCATGAATGCATGAAATAGTATTTACAGCTGGGTCAGGCTAATGACCTCCTAATGTTAGAACAGCACAAGCTTTCACCCTAAGTCTGCTTAAAAATGCAGCTTTACATGCACACATTCACTGTGAACGCACTGTGAGCGCTGGAGAGAGGAGGCAGTATCGCTATGCCGCGACTTCTTAGAGAAAGTTAAAGTGTCCCCCCAAGAGG is a window from the Cololabis saira isolate AMF1-May2022 chromosome 19, fColSai1.1, whole genome shotgun sequence genome containing:
- the fmnl1b gene encoding formin-like protein 1 isoform X2, coding for MGNAAGTAEVSQGQESKAGPPGPGPRKQAAGGKLPMPPEEELEERFCAALSTMNLPPDKVKILSQYDGEKKWELICDQFKRHVQESTQILRELEISLRTNHIGWAQEFLNDENRGLDVLVDYLSVAHNAVRNDLDTLDNGKLLLDEGKQKDKSAEDLSRRASKALVVRRAQRKSQVTHKDDLHLCIMCLRAIMNYQLGFSQVMRHSCCVNEITLGLNDRNPRTKALVLDLLAAVCLVRGGHDIILSAFNNFKEVCGEESRFEKLMEYFCNEDSNIDFMVACMQFINIVVHSVENINFRVHLQHEFTQQGLDDYLEMLKFTESDRLLVQIQAYLDNVFDVGSLLEDAEIKNVLLEHMEELQELNAQLNTRLQESERKAMEKVSELEKKLIQSTKEVELLKESLHECSSQVTLLQQRDQERELKCEKERDAYRSSEALKQFELQVQSSVEQGVLCMENSSSGHLDLVAQHATLKAEDEVVAASLSSQSPLEESPAQPSVVQHPPPPPPPPLPVSTVPPPPPPPPLLPSGESTMQKMADSTKGSSGGTKKKPIKSKYRLPLFNWQALKSDQVAGTVFSQMDDEHVLEELNMAAFEEQFKTKAQSTPVELGTLKIKTAHKTSSKVSVMEPNRAKNLAITLRKEGMAASDICGAIEMYNQKALSLDFLELLERFIPTDYEMRLIHSYENEGRPLDELSEEDRFMVRFSKIPRLSQRISTLTFMGNFTESVQHIQPQLNTIIVASMSIKSSSKLKKILEVILAFGNYMNSNKREPAYGFRLQCLDLLSDTKSSDRRQTLLHFIVNIIQEKYPVLQSFYTELHFLDKAALVSVDSILQDVRALERGMEVAKREFSVEQDNTVLQRFISSNAQLLNSLIADGKTVQGAYESTLEYFGEDPKTTPPSVFFPIFIRFIKAYKQAEQDNEHWRKLESEASSTPLTQPEVTRNKVPMMLKAPQMDLITELKKRQMSPLVREEKDGAIEDIITDLRNQAYRRTDSSRGSARWKPGQQLNVSSDISL
- the fmnl1b gene encoding formin-like protein 1 isoform X1, whose protein sequence is MGNAAGTAEVSQGQESKAGPPGPGPRKQAAGGKLPMPPEEELEERFCAALSTMNLPPDKVKILSQYDGEKKWELICDQERFQVKNPPSAYLEKLKSYLDHGRASRKFKRHVQESTQILRELEISLRTNHIGWAQEFLNDENRGLDVLVDYLSVAHNAVRNDLDTLDNGKLLLDEGKQKDKSAEDLSRRASKALVVRRAQRKSQVTHKDDLHLCIMCLRAIMNYQLGFSQVMRHSCCVNEITLGLNDRNPRTKALVLDLLAAVCLVRGGHDIILSAFNNFKEVCGEESRFEKLMEYFCNEDSNIDFMVACMQFINIVVHSVENINFRVHLQHEFTQQGLDDYLEMLKFTESDRLLVQIQAYLDNVFDVGSLLEDAEIKNVLLEHMEELQELNAQLNTRLQESERKAMEKVSELEKKLIQSTKEVELLKESLHECSSQVTLLQQRDQERELKCEKERDAYRSSEALKQFELQVQSSVEQGVLCMENSSSGHLDLVAQHATLKAEDEVVAASLSSQSPLEESPAQPSVVQHPPPPPPPPLPVSTVPPPPPPPPLLPSGESTMQKMADSTKGSSGGTKKKPIKSKYRLPLFNWQALKSDQVAGTVFSQMDDEHVLEELNMAAFEEQFKTKAQSTPVELGTLKIKTAHKTSSKVSVMEPNRAKNLAITLRKEGMAASDICGAIEMYNQKALSLDFLELLERFIPTDYEMRLIHSYENEGRPLDELSEEDRFMVRFSKIPRLSQRISTLTFMGNFTESVQHIQPQLNTIIVASMSIKSSSKLKKILEVILAFGNYMNSNKREPAYGFRLQCLDLLSDTKSSDRRQTLLHFIVNIIQEKYPVLQSFYTELHFLDKAALVSVDSILQDVRALERGMEVAKREFSVEQDNTVLQRFISSNAQLLNSLIADGKTVQGAYESTLEYFGEDPKTTPPSVFFPIFIRFIKAYKQAEQDNEHWRKLESEASSTPLTQPEVTRNKVPMMLKAPQMDLITELKKRQMSPLVREEKDGAIEDIITDLRNQAYRRTDSSRGSARWKPGQQLNVSSDISL